The following is a genomic window from Strongyloides ratti genome assembly S_ratti_ED321, chromosome : 1.
GGATTGTTTTGATTGTTTtgtgtatttttttttgtaaataagctagtttaaataatttatataataatgataacgGACTTTCTAGATAATTTTGTTCTCAGGGCAACACTTTCAAGGCACGTTAACttattatattgtataagacttgttataaaagattttttaatgaataatttttattataaatatttgtaatacaccatttattttttttttattaagaatgtaaggaatttattttataattaaaattttatctaaaaaaattctgTATCAGAAAGTAGGAATGCAATGactttacttttattattatttctattataaaataattttttttctttataaaaacataatgaattcaaaatgaaaagtataatatgttataaaaattcatgttaaaatatttctttgtataattaatcatactttataatttattctgataaccaataataatattaaatattacaaaatatgaTTGTACATAACATATagataaaaagtaataacgaaattttataacaacaaatatttcaaattttgattaaacatgaaaaataaatgtaacaAAAGTAGACAAAATATTGGAATTAATATGAAATTTAATTTCCATAATAAGATAATAAACCTTAGTTGAAaacattgttttttttttcaatgttTAATAACTCTAAACAATGTTTTGCTTCAAGATTATtgaataaacatatttttaaaaaaaagtgttcttataaatgtttttgaaattttattttttttaaaattaaattaaattcttacaaaaaaaattttatttttgttttttaaaattaattgaaatttcAAATATCAATTGAAACAATTTTATCTCCATTTATATTCATACAACTTGATTCTATCTTTACTCATTCttatctttaatatatatttttaactgtGCTCCCATAACAACAATATCAAACTATAAGTGAAATAAATagtagtaataatttttgaaacattttattttacaagcCACACCTCTTATCAAAAATGTTAACATGTTAATTGCTAttcacatatatatataaatacatttcCATAtctaaagtatttttaaacataaatttatttatatatataagatttcatttaatttttatcaataagtCAGTAATATTATCAgtttattattgtaaaaaaaaaaattttatttttaatggaaTTCTATTGGTAAAATAGACTCAATATACTGTTATCAAATTTCTTAAACATAAGCAATTTATGATTTATGTAgctattaaaagttattagctttaaatataattagttattttacaagtttaatataattttatttaagtgaacgtatatttttttttaaattattaaaacttaaCATGCGGAGTTACTTTATGCAAAATAACTTAATTaattcttataaaataaatgccaaaaaattacttataaTATTAACCATATCTATttcaacattatttttaatggcTATTTacttatttgataaaaaaaatccaacatataaaaaagaagaaatttttaacaatgatgttattaatgaaacaccaggttattttttgtatcacattaatataaatataatttaagatTTTCATTCATTTAGCAATTATTTTGCATCAAACATCACAATATTCTGCCTAATTCATACAAGtccaaaatataaatattcaagAGCACTTCCACAAAAAAATACTTGGTTAAAAAGAtgtacaaaatatatttttgtgtCAATTGAAAATGATCCAGAACTTCCATCTATTAAAGGAAATGATTATGATGGACATGAATATTCTAATATTCGTATGAGATTTGGTTTACAATACATTTATGATAAGTATGGTGATAAATTTGATTGGATATTTAAAGCTGATGATGATAATTATGCAATAATGGAAAATTTAAGGAtgtttttaatgaataaaaatccAGAAAATGACTATTATTTTGGATTTCCATTGGTAGAACCAAATCATAATTCAGGTGTTGTTGCATATCAACAAGGTGCAGGATTTGTTTTAAGTAAAAGTTCATTTAGAAAGCTTGTAACTATTGCATTTAAAAATCCAGAACTTTGTAGTAACCAACCAGATGCACCTGATGATGTTGAATTTGGGAGATGCCTTAAAAATATAGGAATCCCATTGTCAGAATCAAGagatattaatgataaacaaCCTTTTATTGCAACAAACATTGAAGAAGCAAGTACTttcaagaaaaaatttagatgGAATTGGTTTAAAACCCATTCAACTAAAGAATATCCAATGGGATATTATGCATTGTCAACTTTTCctataaattttcattatgttaggtaaaattttttttaaaaataatttcaatttaatataatatttttagtggTGATAATATGTATGCATATGAATATGTATTTTATCAAGCAAATGTAGCTGGAAGACAAAATCCAATGTTTGATTCATCTTCAGAAAATGATATTGaaacaatttataaacaGGTTAAAGATTATTCACAAAAAATCTATAAGCCATTGtagtattattttgttatctgttctttttatttttaaacagcaaataattttattttaaaaaatttaaatataataatattttaatattcataatttattacaatataaaGCAAAACgttactttaattttaattttttttaacatgtCAATTGGATTTGCTTTAGGAAAAACACCAGTCGTTGTTCTTATTGGATCCCCTGGATCAGGAAAAGAAACAcaatcaattaaaatttcaaataattattcttttacaCGTATTAGTACAGGagatattttaagaaatgaAGTAAAAAGTGGTTCACCAAAAGCTttagaaatgaaaaaaacaATAGATTCTGGTCAATTGGTACCAAAAGAATTTATTGAAACATTAATGAAAGAATACATGTTAGGTGCAGTTTCACAAAAAACAAAAGGATTTATAGTTGATGGTTATCCAAGAGACATTGCTCAAGGAGAATCAtttgaaagaaaatttaaaaaacctgatgttattatatatttagaagTATCAGATCAAACTATTCTTAAACGTCTTAAAGAAAGAACTGGAACTTCTGGAAGAGCTGATGATAATACTGAAGCTATTGCAAAACGTTTAAGACAATTTAAAGAGTCAACATTACTTCTTGTTGATCactataaaaaagaaaaagtttgTCAAGTTGTCAATGGAGACAGAGACCCAGATCAAGTATTCGGAGATATCCAAAAAATCCTTGATgctaaatataaaaatttatagtcACCTTGTAGATATTTggagaaaaaatatatttgataaaacaaatccataataaaaataattttatattgataaaatagattttactaacaaaaatttgtactttctaatatttctaaatttttaaaaaaaaaactaaagaatgttatatttatacatcaGCAACATCACAATTTTCCATGGCTTTTTCtaagtaaaaaaatcttttgaaAGCTCCAACatcaataatattgttaaaaatttcgTTCCAATAccaatcttttaaatttgaatCTTGACTTTTTGCTGAACGTAATGTTGAATCGAAATCTTTTCTAATAACTAGCGTAAATAGTATACAATCTAAAAAGTGTAAACGATTCTGAATCCATAATTTTTCTCTTTCATTTATTGCGTTAACAGTAACCGGATTATGTATTGATGGTGGAATAGAGGCCATTTTTATCCGTTTTTCTGCcattatatttctaaaatcaACTTTTGATGGATTTGTTACAAAAGCATAAGTTGCTAATGAAGAAACACCTAGTAATGTTAGAGCTTTGTGTGGTTTAGCTTTTGAATCAGCAATTGCATCTTCAAAAGATCCTTTGTAATCGTTCTTTAACTGTTTACCATACTCAGTAATTTTGTTAACAATACGTTTCATCAAGGGTAATTTAGTTACTGTTTCCGCAACAACATTTGCAGTTGACGCTGAcatattttatctaaaaaaataatacatttctTAATCggttaaaatataaagaccGGAAAATTAACAGTAAacagaaataaaaaaaatctttaattatttaattataaagacGAACAAAATAGTTTAATCTTTCTTCAATTTATTACTCCAATAAGTGAAGAATTGACCAAAGATTATTCCATTAAGGATTCCAGCTATAACATAACTCATAATAATAAGAGAGTCACCAGTTTCTTGTATGGATGTGAAAATTCGTGCTAAACATCCACCAAAAGCTAGACCAACtgaaattaatgataattctcctgttgatttattttggaaattttctattatttgaattccctaaataataattattataaaattttaaaataaaaaaaattaacaataccTTTGAAATAACTGTAATTGGAATTGTTAGTGTTTGAATCGTTGTTAATACATGGAAAGGAACATAATCTCCAACAATAGCTAAATATCCTGACCATACAAATGCAAGAAATGCAAAAGCGTATGGACGTCGCGgtgaataatataatatttgcaTAATAATTACAGCTGTTTGTAAAGAAACAAATAGTGAATCACCCCATTGGGAAAAAACAAAACCCGATTTGAAACTATATGCAGCTGTTCCTGATGAAGCTAAAAGTGCTAAAAATTGtgaaattaaagaaattcCACGTCCAGATTTTGCAGcaaatatctttaatatttgtgGAAGTAATAACATCATTGAACCTGCTGTTATTGCAAGTCCTAATGCTCTAGAAACCACCATTGGGGCACATTctttatgtaaaatattaaaattgagAATTATTTCCTCAAAACAGTTCTTCGGAAATACAAAGTGTAATGCTTCAAGAAATTTATTGTGTACGTAATTTCCTGTCATCTGTCTCTGCAATATTTAAACGTGTTTATTTaattagtaaaataattaataaaaaaaagtataaaatatttgcaTTCGAGTAAGTATGTATAATAAACGATATTTAATGtacttattaaattatatgagaaaaaatatttacaataataaatatgaatgTAAAAGTAcaataatctttaaaaaaaaactcttTGATTAAACCTGACCGGAATGAACATGAAAAACTTCCATTTCTTGAATATCAAAAGTTCGTTCTTGAACTAATGGTGGACTTCCAAAAGTACTGCATTCATAAGTAACTCCTTTTGATAGCTCATCACGTATTTCAATAGAAGTATTATTGCCACTACCTAACTAAAAAATtgacaaatattaaaaaaggaaACAGATCGTTATACCAAAAAGTATCTTTTAACACGAAAACTCAAAAAGATAACCGGTAAAATATCCATAGAAAActtactattaaaaaacgATCTCCTGCAGCCATAAACATTTGAGGTGGATCGTCAGATTGATCCCAATGATTGCCAACCCAATCATAAATAATAGGTAATTTTGAATTTTCATCAactttaaaaacaaaagacTCTCCGGTACCAAAGAATTTTGATCTTTGACGTTCTTTTAAATCTTTCCTTTCACTCCAACTTGAAGAAGCATACCCACCAAAAATATCTCCTTTCatagttttaataataataagtgATTGTTCAGCTTCATCAATTTTATTCCAAAAGTTTACAAAACTAATACCTTGTTCtgataaagtaaaaattaaaattggtGTTTCTAATTGTAGTCTTTCAGGTATGGCTCTCATCAATGCTTCAGCACAATCTGGAGTAACAATTTTTGAACTAAATActgaagaaaataaatgatgCATATGTTTAATAGAGTAATCTGCTTTTGTACTTCTATTTAATGTAATATCTTGGcgtatctaaaaaaatattaatatgataattttatattattttaaatgaattataaTAACTCACAAGATCTTCATAATATTTctgatttttattaatgaaagaTTGTTTCATATTTCTAATATGTGTTGCAACATCAATAAATGTTTGACATGAAACGGGAATACTTTTACAAACTTCTATTAATTGATTTTCTACCTCTTCTAAACATTCttctttacttttatttgGTACACTTTTCAAGTGGATAGAGCGGGATCTGTCTTTATACCATAGATAAACAATTGAAATTCCAATACGTAGTAGAAATTTATGTCCTTCGACAATAAAACAATCAGTAACTCTGACAATATAATCAAAAGGCATATATCTAAATATCCATTCATACCATTTTTTCAATGGTTTAACTAGATCATCTCTATTATTAGATTTACaacatttttctaaatatacataaacttttttcttatgtgtttttattaattgtaacAAAACATATGGTGATGCTTCATACATAACTTCactttgtattaaaaattttttttctactgataacattttagaaataatgGCAAATGCTTCATCTGGTTGAACATAATGTAACAATAAAGCTGAAAATGAATACAAAGCAGGTATAAATGTTACATCTGGTCTATCTTCTTCAaccataattaaaaatttttgtaaagcTACAACACCACATTCTTTAAGACCATgatcatttattataacaccatctaatgataaaaattttggttGTATTAATTGACAATTTTTTGTTCGAAATTCATCCATCTTACTTTTGTAAAGACTTTTGTTGAGGTCAAAGTTTTTATCTTTACTTAATGTTGCCCATAAATGACATCGTATTTCATGAGAGGCAGGCCAATTATTAATAcgaacaaatttttttatctaaaataaaaacaaaataatataaattgtataagaaaaaaagaataaaagattttttttttaaaaaaaagtatatctCACATTTTCTTCATCATCCACAAAATTATGACTATTAGATAAGATTGATGAAATAGATCCTTTACCGGAATCAACTGATTCTagatcataaaaataattcttttcaGTAGGAAACATATTTCAATAAACTAAAAGccatacaaattttattacaaataattttgtaacaCTTCTTATTTTAATCTTCCATAAATTTGATACTAAAAATGTgttctaaaaaataattcacaATAAGTACCAGATACAAATACTACGTGTACCCTTTTTTCATGTTAACtagatttttataacaattatttccctttcttcaaaatattaaatatatatatatttataaatatcgTTATGCAAATATCACAATTTCCTtctaacaaatttttttatataaatcacAAACACTGAATAACTtgagaaatatatatttataatattgagGTAAAATCGTAAGTGAGATGTGCAGGTCATAAAGATACTTATactagaaataataaatttttcagaTTGCAAATAttagattaaaattttaaaagttaaatgtTGAGGTAAATTAATCTTGCTACTttattctattattatttatttatatatataatatatgttgtcaatttactttaaaatgtGTCAATGAAATAAGTCTTTATAATGGGActcattaaatattatatcaagTATAAAACTAAAATCTAGTATCTGTATGTGTTAAGAGTTTTTATATCATaagttaacaaaaaaaaagtatatatatttattgtatggCCATATGACAATTCTGTGAAAATTCTTAGTTTAAAtaacaacaaaataaaattgttctatgatcattaattaaaaaattttaatattaaaaaattattaataaatgattaaatatattgaaaatcGTTAAAAAGTGTTTAAAGAAAAGtttacttttaaaacttacatcgtttattttgttttgtcTTATATATTGTTCTAATTGTTCCAATCTTCCATAATCCTCTTTACATTTATGAATTCTTACACTAGAATAATCAGTAAAAGAACTACCTTCTTTGTCGTCGAAAGCTTTTCTAAAGGTCATTCTCTTTTTAGGAGAATTTTCTAAATTGTCAGTAGTTGATGGTTTAGGTCTACTTTTAATTCTAAGAGACCTTCTTATAATAGTTGTCAATCGTGATATAGAACCAGAAGCTGTTTGTGTTGTGCCATTATTGTTGCTAGATGTAAGGCGGTATCCCCTATTAAAATATTGCCTTTCTTTCTCTTTcccttttattatatcatttgaTGGAGGGACAATTTTAGTTGGTGTTAGCTGGTGAATTGGGTATTCTGACTCCATGGTATCCATTCCTAAAATTACacaaaataatacaaatacaCATAATTTACTATAACTAAAAATGTGATCAATAAATCTTTTCctgtattttatttaatttaaaaaaaaaaaaaaaaaaaaaaaaaactattttaaaataattgatatctctagtttatataacaatattatttgttaaatttttatatttcactTCCCACAAAGCATAAAATTACAAACCGCCAACCTACTAACTTTTTATGGTCTATATACGGAAAATTAAtagaaagaaaataaaaattaaaaatattactatttattataaaatatagacATTTTTACGAAACAACTTTCtttgatttatatattataattaacatATGTCTGAAAAATGAATACTTATATCAATTAACCAAAATATTAACATCCAGTTCACATCAATCATATCAAAAATCAAACTAATAAATAGCTAATTAGTAAAAGTTGCGcaaatatcaaatatatatgtatatattctaatattattttttataacttcaatttaaaaaataaaaaaaaaaaaaaaatactatactTGTTTAATTGagaagaaaatgaaaaacgGAAAAATTAGAATGAAATTATATGATATGAAAAGTACACTGGTAAATTCAATCGTTTTAATATGtcaattttttgtttttaattgataacagaaaacattattattacatatgtatatattttgatatgtTATTGTACTATTCATAAAGATATCAAACTATGTCTAtagttattaaataataattttaacactTGATCATACCTATCTttgaaagaaataataaagaataatttacATAAACTATATTGAACCAgataatacatatatattaatgttattaataaaaattatattagtTTGTTTtgtacattattattattattatatattataaaaaaaaatgatatttttatatatcacttaccatataatcaaaatatcTAACAACTTAGTGTTATCATTGGTTGCCTATCTAACGAAAACGttgttaaataatgataaagcTTTATTTGATAAACTATCATTTGAtagtaattaatttaataaataattagtataataagattaaataaaaaaaataacctTTTAAAAAGTAGTTAAAAGATATCTAAAGcgcaaaaataaaaaattgctCAGGATATTTTGGAATAAAGTTTCTACACCGTTGTCTATCTGTATATACTTTAATTACATAcgttatttttaacattaaaacaCATTGTCATTTGACGTGGAAGGCAAAACGTTCCCTTtcattcattattattttgatacttataaatatattgtattt
Proteins encoded in this region:
- a CDS encoding Glycoprotein-N-acetylgalactosamine 3-beta-galactosyltransferase 1, producing the protein MAIYLFDKKNPTYKKEEIFNNDVINETPDFHSFSNYFASNITIFCLIHTSPKYKYSRALPQKNTWLKRCTKYIFVSIENDPELPSIKGNDYDGHEYSNIRMRFGLQYIYDKYGDKFDWIFKADDDNYAIMENLRMFLMNKNPENDYYFGFPLVEPNHNSGVVAYQQGAGFVLSKSSFRKLVTIAFKNPELCSNQPDAPDDVEFGRCLKNIGIPLSESRDINDKQPFIATNIEEASTFKKKFRWNWFKTHSTKEYPMGYYALSTFPINFHYVSGDNMYAYEYVFYQANVAGRQNPMFDSSSENDIETIYKQVKDYSQKIYKPL
- a CDS encoding Adenylate kinase isoenzyme 1, which translates into the protein MSIGFALGKTPVVVLIGSPGSGKETQSIKISNNYSFTRISTGDILRNEVKSGSPKALEMKKTIDSGQLVPKEFIETLMKEYMLGAVSQKTKGFIVDGYPRDIAQGESFERKFKKPDVIIYLEVSDQTILKRLKERTGTSGRADDNTEAIAKRLRQFKESTLLLVDHYKKEKVCQVVNGDRDPDQVFGDIQKILDAKYKNL
- a CDS encoding MIP14691p; the encoded protein is MDTMESEYPIHQLTPTKIVPPSNDIIKGKEKERQYFNRGYRLTSSNNNGTTQTASGSISRLTTIIRRSLRIKSRPKPSTTDNLENSPKKRMTFRKAFDDKEGSSFTDYSSVRIHKCKEDYGRLEQLEQYIRQNKINDIKKFVRINNWPASHEIRCHLWATLSKDKNFDLNKSLYKSKMDEFRTKNCQLIQPKFLSLDGVIINDHGLKECGVVALQKFLIMVEEDRPDVTFIPALYSFSALLLHYVQPDEAFAIISKMLSVEKKFLIQSEVMYEASPYVLLQLIKTHKKKVYVYLEKCCKSNNRDDLVKPLKKWYEWIFRYMPFDYIVRVTDCFIVEGHKFLLRIGISIVYLWYKDRSRSIHLKSVPNKSKEECLEEVENQLIEVCKSIPVSCQTFIDVATHIRNMKQSFINKNQKYYEDLIRQDITLNRSTKADYSIKHMHHLFSSVFSSKIVTPDCAEALMRAIPERLQLETPILIFTLSEQGISFVNFWNKIDEAEQSLIIIKTMKGDIFGGYASSSWSERKDLKERQRSKFFGTGESFVFKVDENSKLPIIYDWVGNHWDQSDDPPQMFMAAGDRFLILGSGNNTSIEIRDELSKGVTYECSTFGSPPLVQERTFDIQEMEVFHVHSECAPMVVSRALGLAITAGSMMLLLPQILKIFAAKSGRGISLISQFLALLASSGTAAYSFKSGFVFSQWGDSLFVSLQTAVIIMQILYYSPRRPYAFAFLAFVWSGYLAIVGDYVPFHVLTTIQTLTIPITVISKGIQIIENFQNKSTGELSLISVGLAFGGCLARIFTSIQETGDSLIIMSYVIAGILNGIIFGQFFTYWSNKLKKD